The nucleotide sequence TTACTTCATAACCTTGAGTATTTAATCCTTTAGCAATTTGATTAGCTACTTCATCAGTAATACTAGACATTGAAGGTTGATATACAATTAATGCCCTTTTAGGATTTGCCTCTTTAGCTTTTAAAATTTTCTGATTGGCTTGTCTAGGTTTATTTAACCTTGAAAACATCAATACCATTACTATAATTAATAGAATCAATATGATTCCAATAATCAGTATGATTTTTTTTAACATTCTAATTTTCCCCCTTATGTGTTGATTAACTGCATATAATTAAAATACATTTATACTATATTTTATTTATTACGCAATTATTACAAATATATTTATGCATTTTTATGTATTTCTTCTTTATAATTACATTTAGCCTTATAATAATACTTATACTTAAATTTGTCAATTAATAAAATAAATACGTATTTATATAAATTTTCTTATACTCTAAGGTACCATTTGCCTTATAAAATTACTTTTTTAATATTTTTATTCTCTACTCTGCAAGAAATAACTTTCCATCTAACTGTTTTGCAAATTTAGGGAAATATTGTATTTTCTATTTTATATCGTCTAAAAAACATTAACATGTGAAATAAAAGTGCTAGACATGTAATCTAACACTTTCCTCTATTCCTTAGTTCCAGCTTCTTAACACTTAATGCTTGAAATAAATTAATAAACACCTTTTTTATTTTCTTAAAGTAAAAAATATGTTTATCTATGATTATACCTACAAATATTATCCTATCTTTATATATATAGCAATATACTTTTTGTACTGCAAACATGTAGACTGTTTACTTATATATCCCCCATGAAGCCTTTACCTTAAATCTTTTTTCATAAAATTATTGTTGCTAAAAAAGAATAGTAAAGACTTAAATTTGTCTCTACTATTCTTATATACTTATTTTTATCACAAATTTTTCAAAATAAAATAATGCCATCACAGTCAATTAAAATCTTGTAATTATTCTTTAATTTAAAGTAGTTTTATGTATCAAACAATGAAAACGATCTTTCGACTCTTCAATTATCTTAACCAAACTGCCAAATTTCCGCTTTAGTAATTTCAGCTTATCAACAATATTATTACTTTACAATATCACTTTTCTCAATATTTCCATTCAAAGGATTAATAAAATATCTTCTAGCATAGAAATCTTTTGCAGTTATAACATTTCCATTAACATTCATTTGCTCATACGGAAGATTATTTTAATTTGGAAATACTGTATTTAATCCTTGAACTCTCCATACTAATTTTCCCTGTTTAGAAATTGCATATAAATTATCGAATTCAGTTTTATCAAATGGTATTCAATATAAACTTTCCTACAGCCCAAGGAATAAATTCTCTTCCTTTGTAAATTACTTTATACTCTTCACTCATCATTTTATAAATATACTATATTCTTCATCGGTAAAAGTTTTATCGATTTCTCCAGCTTTTATTAATAATTCACAATGCTTGTCTAATAAAAATAAAGCATACACACGCCTATACATAGTATAATATGCAAGCCAATTTTCTAGTTTCAAAGTTTGAATAATCACCTTATTATAATTACCTATAAATTTTACTCGACTTGTTTCATTATCTATTTTTTCTAAACAAATACTATGCTCTTTTATAAAGTTATTAAAATTATAATATATATCTTTTACTCCAATCCTTTCAAATGCTCCTTTAAGATTGTTTAAAGAACATTCATATTCACCAATATTAATATCCTCATTATTCATTTGAAATTTATAAATGTATTTATTGTGATACCTTTTAGATAATTCAATCAAGTAATAATATTTACTTGCGTCTTGCTCATTATCAAAAGTCTCTTTTATTTCTTCCTCTTCTTCAGTTTTTCTCTCACCTTTAACAAACGAAAAAAACCACTCTCTATCTTTTTTTTCTACCTTATAATAATTTTCACCTTGTTCATGATATTCTTCAATAAAATTTTCTCCAGATATTGTTTTTATATTAACCTTATTAAGTAACCTTGCTACTTGATTTATATTCATATCTAAATTCCCCTTACTTCAATTTTTTATATAACCATTATTTTTTAAATTCTCTACTGTAGCATCAACATAATTACCATCAATATCTGCGGTTCGTCTGAGTGATTTGATTATTTCACTTCTGTAGCATCAACATAATTACCATCAATATCCTTTATCTTATAGTTTGCGAAATATTGTGTACCCATTCCTTTTTGATCAAACCAAGGTGCAATATCACCTACTTTACAATCAAAATTCCTTAATATTTCATAACGCTCATATGGTTTATCCTTCATAAAGGAAAGAATCCGTTACGTTTTGACACATAATAAGTGATGCATCCCATATGTATGATAATTCAAGTGAAACTAATATTTTGTTTAAAGCTCCACCAAAGTTAAGGGTGATTTAAAACCTTAAAGTCTTAAATCACCCTTAATCTACTATTCATTAATTTTCCACTAAACCATATATAAAGTATTTATCTTTCAATTTAATAAACTCATCACTTTCACTTTTCAACCTTTTATATATACATTAAAATCTTTAAATGTTTTTTGTAGTTATCTATTTCCAACGAAATTAAAGCAAATCTCAATTCACTTTCCCAAATAACAACACTTTAGTTTTTCTTTTATTTCGCTTGTTAATGGAATTATCAATGTTATACACGTTATTAATTTTTCAAATTCAGACAACAACAAAATGTAATTATAAAATACTATTATTGCATTAGAAAATTCACGTCCTTTTACAATATTATATAATTGATTATCTTCTCTACAATAATTAACATCATAAAGTCCATCAACATTCTCAATCATTATAGCTTTACTTTTAAATTCACCTATACTAAAGAATTCTTTATTAAATTCTTTTTCTAAAATCTTTGCAATACTATCTAACTCATCTTCATCACACTTACTGATCTCACACTTAACTGATAATTTTGCATTTGGATGTTCAAATATTTTTTTAATTAAAACATATATTCCACATACTGCAAAATTATAATCTTCAAATTCACAAATTTCAAATCTTTCTCCGCGTTGAACTTCATACAAAGTCCAAGTACTACCATATTTTTTTATTTTGATATAAATTTCTTGGTACGCACCATAATTAGTTAAATGATAAACTTCTCTTCCTCATTGGTAAAAAGTTTATCTATTTGTCCAGCTTTTATCAATAATTCATGTGGTTATATCATTCCTAATTTTACAGTTCTTTTATATTATTCCCATGCTTTTTAGTGATTCAATAAGCCATTTATAAAAATAGTTACATGCATCATTTTCATTGTCAAATTCTTCCCTTTCGGACTTTATTCCTCTTTCACTATAATAAGTTTCCCATTTACCATTAACATAATTTAAACAATATGCTTCATTTGGTCTTCTACCATCTAATGAATATACTTCTTTGGGTATTTGGTTGTTAATTAATTTTATTTTTAATTGATCTTTTGTCATTTTATATTATTTCGAATAGTATTTATTTAAATTATTCAGTCGCATAATAAAATTCAAAATAGAATTTTCATCTACCATTAAATTGCTTAAATAAAGTAAAAAATCGAACTCATCTTCATCATCTCCGAATGTTAAAACAAATGGACTTATATATGGTTTATATATAATATTACAGACAAGGACTTCCTTTATTTTTACTCTGAAGTTACGCTTACCATCATCTAGTATTTCATTTGTGCAATTTATTTCGTCTGGCTTAGTTTCATAACTTTTATTATTATATTGGAAATATAATTTACCATCATCAATATATAATCCTAATAGTTCACCATCTTCACTAAATCCGCCTACACCATTTTCTATATCCTTTATACTATTTGCATCAACTATTGAATATCCTTCAGATGTTATATTAATATATGTATTCTTTTTAGAATAATTATCTAAAAATATCATAACTAGCTCCTCCTAATGAATTAATCCTAATAGTGTATTTATTACATCATCTTTTTTCATGAAATTTTTAATAACACTACTCCAAACTTCGTCTACTAATCAAATAAATTACATGTTTAATTGACATTTTATATATTCATTCTCTGTAATATATTATATAATTTAGTTGCACTCATTTTAGTCTTAACATTATCAATCACAAACTCTACATTCTTAATGTTATTTTCAATCAAAATTTTAATTATATCTTGCAATCTATTGATATCTATTGATATCTCTTTTTTATTTACATACTCTTTTCCATATTTCTTGCACTCTGTTTCGTCCGTAAAAACCTTAATGCAATCCCTTTCGATTATAGGAGTAATTTTTCTTGTTACCAATTTCTCATCTGCTTTATCTTCACTCGTTATAACCCATAATTTATTATTTAAAAACCTAAGACTATTTAAGGTATTCATAATTGGATATTCACTTTTAGTCAATACCGGTGGTTGTCCTTGCTTTATAAAACACTCATTTACCAAATCAAATATACTACATGTCATAAAGTTTCTTCCTTCATCAATAATAACCTGACAAACTCCAGCAAACATTGCAAAATAAGACGTCAATAACAGTTCATCAAATTCAACCATTTTCACTAAATATATATCTTTTCTTTTAAATTGATAATATTGTGCATATTCTTTTGCTATCTCTTGTTCTGAAAAAAGCCACATTGTAGGAATATTATTATTTAATCCAAAAAAAACTTACCTTTATTGTTCTTAACATCATCATCCGTTGTATTTCTATTAACTATAGTATATAATCCCTTCAAACTCACTATAGATTTTAAAATTTCATTGTATTTCTCTATATATTTTTCCGAACCTTTACATATTTTATTTAGTTCATTTATTTTTTCTTGTATGAATATACTCATCCTAATATTTTCTCCCTTAACTATCCAATATGATTTATTCTAAAAGCTTCTTTAAATAATCCTTTATATATTTTGGTTCAATTCTAGTAACTTGCTCCCCCATGCTCTCAAATTTCAAGATAGGCTTTTTTATTTCAATTAGAGCATCTACTTCTTCTATTTCAACTTCTTTTTTAAAAACAAATTGCTCTACTTTTTTAAAATTATAAAGTCTTGCCTCTTTTTCATCATTTGTACCTAATGTAATTTTACCAGTATCCAATATAAACTTTCCTACAGCCCAAGGAATAAATTCTCTTCCTTTATAAATTACTTTATACTCTATGTTATATATTATATCTACATCTTCTATAGTTACTTCCTTTATAAATATATCATTATGTATATTTCCTAGTAAATCTACTAATTCCTTAAAACCTTCCTCGTACACTC is from Clostridium acetobutylicum ATCC 824 and encodes:
- a CDS encoding glycohydrolase toxin TNT-related protein (This protein contains a domain related to Tuberculosis Necrotizing Toxin, which is the C-terminal effector domain of outer membrane channel protein CpnT, and which has a lethal NAD+-glycohydrolase activity.), producing MKDKPYERYEILRNFDCKVGDIAPWFDQKGMGTQYFANYKIKDIDGNYVDATEVK